Proteins encoded together in one Deinococcus hopiensis KR-140 window:
- a CDS encoding PRC-barrel domain-containing protein, with the protein MIKGKELLGRPIVAIDNGERIDTVHDLIFDHQANQVLGLLVDEGGWFHSARVLPFEAVRSIGEDAVMVDSAASVTSTRDDGRLADLLNSKVSLLGMTLLTTDGQNLGKLADVFFDEYSGQVEGYEATGGIFSDLSSGRTFVPAPEHVQIGHDAAIVPISVASAMEEQEPGGIRGAVQSAGESISGAYQNIAESTKERQREYVVGKTAGGDITLEDGTVLIHKGETITEEHAQKADEAGKLTVLATAATGAVLSETYGSVKERVQGSYEDLRGATAERQREFVVGKTAARDVTAEVAPGVQEVIVHQGDAITEFHAARAEETGKLGELLASAGGGAISEGLQNLRENVSERVEAVRGPSIEDTLGRRVKTDVRSPAGGLVAAQGQIVTSALVERARQAHAEEQLIAATVGTPQGSPAAGTGAGLAGGVSSVSEGASNLLDKAKAWFHDKREEAGDAIDQRQEQLEEKRIRDALGRPVNRVILAPDDSIILNVGEIITHKAVNLARSGDVLDILLDSVSKETVDIDPLAVRPHETGIAALEGQPDLGPGAEVREDKPSSNLIVPDGTNPAR; encoded by the coding sequence ATGATCAAAGGCAAGGAACTGCTGGGCCGCCCCATCGTGGCGATAGACAACGGCGAACGGATCGATACCGTACACGACCTGATTTTCGACCACCAGGCCAACCAGGTGCTGGGCCTGCTTGTGGACGAGGGCGGCTGGTTTCACTCGGCGCGGGTGCTGCCCTTTGAGGCGGTGCGCTCCATCGGTGAGGACGCCGTCATGGTGGACAGCGCCGCCTCGGTGACGAGCACCCGCGACGACGGACGCCTGGCCGACCTGCTCAATTCCAAGGTCAGCCTGCTGGGCATGACCCTGCTGACCACCGATGGGCAGAACCTCGGCAAACTGGCCGACGTGTTTTTCGACGAGTACTCGGGGCAGGTGGAGGGCTACGAGGCCACGGGCGGCATCTTCAGCGACCTGTCCAGCGGACGCACCTTCGTGCCCGCACCCGAGCACGTGCAAATTGGCCACGACGCGGCCATCGTGCCCATCTCGGTGGCCTCGGCCATGGAGGAGCAGGAGCCTGGCGGCATCAGGGGGGCCGTGCAGTCGGCGGGCGAGAGCATCAGTGGGGCGTACCAGAACATCGCCGAGTCCACCAAGGAGCGCCAGCGCGAGTACGTGGTGGGCAAGACGGCGGGCGGCGACATCACCCTCGAGGACGGCACGGTCCTGATTCACAAGGGCGAGACCATCACCGAGGAACACGCGCAGAAGGCCGACGAGGCGGGCAAGCTGACGGTCCTGGCAACGGCGGCCACGGGCGCGGTGCTGAGCGAGACCTACGGCAGCGTGAAGGAGCGCGTGCAGGGCAGCTACGAGGACCTGCGCGGCGCCACCGCAGAGCGCCAGCGCGAGTTCGTGGTCGGCAAGACCGCCGCCCGCGACGTGACGGCGGAGGTGGCGCCCGGCGTGCAGGAAGTCATCGTCCACCAGGGCGACGCCATCACTGAGTTCCACGCCGCGCGCGCCGAGGAGACCGGTAAGCTCGGCGAACTGCTTGCGTCGGCGGGTGGTGGGGCCATCAGCGAGGGCCTCCAGAACCTGCGTGAGAACGTCAGCGAGCGGGTAGAGGCCGTCAGGGGTCCCAGCATCGAGGATACGCTGGGCCGCCGCGTGAAGACGGACGTGCGCAGTCCCGCCGGAGGCCTGGTCGCCGCCCAGGGCCAGATTGTCACCTCTGCCCTCGTTGAGCGCGCGCGGCAGGCCCACGCCGAGGAGCAGCTGATCGCCGCCACGGTGGGGACCCCGCAGGGCAGCCCAGCGGCCGGCACAGGCGCCGGACTCGCCGGAGGTGTTTCCAGCGTCAGCGAGGGCGCGAGCAACCTGCTCGACAAGGCCAAGGCCTGGTTTCACGACAAGCGTGAAGAAGCGGGCGACGCCATCGATCAGCGCCAGGAGCAGCTGGAGGAAAAGCGCATCCGCGACGCGCTGGGCCGCCCGGTCAACCGCGTGATCCTCGCCCCCGACGACTCCATCATCCTGAACGTAGGCGAGATCATCACCCACAAGGCCGTGAACTTGGCCCGCTCGGGCGATGTGCTGGACATCCTGCTCGACAGCGTGAGCAAGGAGACCGTTGATATCGATCCCCTGGCCGTCCGTCCCCACGAAACGGGGATCGCCGCACTCGAAGGCCAGCCGGACCTCGGCCCAGGGGCCGAGGTCCGGGAGGACAAGCCTTCTTCGAACCTTATTGTCCCCGACGGAACCAACCCGGCCCGCTGA
- a CDS encoding ATPase — MPSPPTPLAAAHLHSGPPRRPAEVPLAELPLTVLVGVTGVGKSTALEALRVSQPGARVLPDRREITDEVVILPLAGHAVTDREERFRLTARYRELHPGGMAHALATLCADTKHWGRSPLFDGLRGLEEVRYAAETFPRWRFVALHAPDAVRVRRLLGRADAFDRVKVGQVGGSVQADLSRLPGIHNVFTDAELGNLAALEGEGHVPADILARTRIVVSERQHYDPDAACAYLQTLPPGRALVLDTVALSPQQVAATITAWAQGEEA, encoded by the coding sequence ATGCCTTCTCCCCCGACGCCCCTTGCCGCTGCCCACCTGCACTCTGGCCCGCCACGCCGCCCGGCAGAGGTGCCCCTGGCCGAGCTGCCCCTGACCGTGCTGGTGGGCGTGACGGGCGTGGGCAAGAGCACGGCCCTGGAGGCCCTGCGCGTGTCCCAGCCGGGAGCGCGGGTATTGCCAGACCGGCGCGAGATCACAGATGAGGTCGTGATCCTGCCTCTGGCGGGACACGCCGTCACCGACCGCGAGGAGCGTTTTCGCCTCACCGCCCGTTACCGCGAGTTGCATCCGGGTGGAATGGCCCACGCCCTGGCAACACTCTGCGCCGACACCAAGCACTGGGGACGCTCTCCCCTGTTCGATGGCCTGCGGGGACTGGAGGAGGTGCGGTACGCCGCCGAAACTTTCCCCAGATGGCGCTTCGTGGCCCTGCACGCCCCCGACGCGGTGCGGGTGCGCCGACTGCTGGGCCGCGCGGACGCTTTTGACCGGGTCAAGGTGGGGCAGGTGGGCGGGAGTGTACAGGCCGATCTCTCCAGGCTGCCCGGCATTCACAACGTCTTCACCGACGCCGAACTCGGCAACCTCGCCGCACTGGAAGGCGAGGGCCACGTGCCCGCCGACATCCTTGCCAGGACGCGCATCGTGGTGTCCGAACGCCAGCATTACGATCCGGACGCCGCGTGCGCCTACCTCCAGACGCTGCCGCCCGGACGTGCCCTGGTACTGGACACGGTAGCGCTGAGCCCGCAGCAGGTGGCAGCGACGATCACCGCTTGGGCACAGGGAGAAGAAGCGTGA
- a CDS encoding enolase C-terminal domain-like protein → MTSPRVIGVEAVPYRLPLKGKLAWGAYSALSAAEHVLVQVTLDDGSVGLAEATPRPTIYGETQRSVVAMVRHLEPALVGLPITDEAALNRVRNSVANNHTARGALDMALWDARAQALGKTLWDTLLGPNLRVRASFILGIDTPTNMLAEAERVVEAGVHCLKVKVGRDHAQDLAVIADLRRAFGDAVQLYADSNETLSPGSAPAALAAMRDAGLMYVEEPLPVRELRARTALHARGVLPIVADDSCFTPSDLTRELDFGTFDVLNVKTARNGFTDGLAMLRQAAAHGKRGMVGSQASTGLGTLHAALLSTQAEVTEPCELSFVLKLEDDLLDRPITFQGGWLDVAGLREHRLDREKVKAYQM, encoded by the coding sequence GTGACCAGCCCGAGGGTGATCGGGGTGGAGGCCGTTCCCTACCGCCTGCCGCTGAAAGGCAAGCTCGCCTGGGGCGCGTACAGTGCCCTGAGCGCGGCTGAACACGTCCTCGTGCAGGTCACGCTGGACGACGGCAGCGTTGGCCTGGCCGAGGCCACCCCCCGCCCCACCATCTACGGCGAGACCCAGCGGAGCGTGGTGGCGATGGTGCGCCACCTCGAACCCGCGCTCGTGGGCCTGCCCATCACCGATGAGGCGGCGCTGAACCGCGTCCGCAACAGCGTGGCGAACAACCACACCGCGCGGGGTGCACTCGATATGGCCCTGTGGGACGCCCGCGCGCAGGCCCTGGGAAAGACGCTGTGGGACACGCTGCTCGGCCCCAACCTGCGCGTCCGGGCGAGCTTCATCCTGGGAATCGATACCCCCACCAACATGCTCGCCGAGGCCGAGCGGGTGGTGGAGGCGGGCGTGCACTGCCTGAAGGTGAAGGTGGGCCGGGACCACGCCCAGGACCTGGCCGTGATTGCAGACCTGCGCCGCGCCTTTGGGGACGCCGTGCAGCTCTACGCCGACAGCAACGAAACCCTTTCGCCCGGCTCGGCCCCTGCTGCCCTGGCCGCCATGCGCGATGCGGGCCTGATGTACGTCGAAGAACCTCTGCCCGTGCGAGAGTTGCGGGCGAGGACAGCCCTCCATGCGCGGGGGGTCTTGCCCATTGTGGCCGACGACTCGTGCTTCACCCCCTCGGACCTGACGCGAGAACTGGACTTTGGCACCTTCGACGTGCTGAACGTCAAAACGGCCCGGAACGGCTTTACCGATGGCCTCGCCATGCTGCGGCAGGCCGCTGCCCACGGCAAGCGCGGTATGGTGGGTTCGCAGGCCAGCACGGGCCTGGGCACGCTCCACGCCGCCCTTTTGTCCACCCAGGCTGAAGTGACCGAACCGTGCGAACTGAGCTTCGTGCTGAAACTGGAAGACGACCTGTTGGACCGGCCCATCACCTTTCAGGGCGGTTGGCTGGATGTGGCCGGGCTGCGGGAGCACCGGCTCGACCGGGAAAAAGTTAAAGCATACCAAATGTAA
- the acnA gene encoding aconitate hydratase AcnA, which yields MAMNLFGARDVLTTQGDQKLYYYNLNKLQVDGADVARLPFSVKVLLESVLREANDYDVRQEDVRAVANWKPVNGEIEIPFKPARVILQDFTGVPAVVDLAAMRSAMVSLGGDPAKINPLIPVDLVIDHSVQVDEFGTELALQHNMELEFERNMERYEFLRWGQQAFDNFGVVPPASGIIHQVNLEYLAKGVQSRPEDDGVVVYPDSLVGTDSHTTMINGLGIVGWGVGGIEAEAVMLGQPIYMLMPEVIGFKITGAMPEGATATDLALRITQMLREKGVVGKFVEFYGAGLSNMTLPDRATIANMAPEYGATMGFFPVDDEALRYLRRTGRLEDEIELVASYYKAQGMFRTDETPDPVFTDHIELDLGTIVPSLAGPKRPQDRVDLSAMHTVFNEALTAPVKQRGFELPAEKLDAKGTIGGTEIQIGHGAVTLASITSCTNTSNPSVLIAAGLVAKKAVERGLKPKPWVKTSLAPGSRVVTEYLENAGLQTYLDQVGFNTVGYGCMTCIGNSGPLPEPTVQAIEEGSLVVASVLSGNRNFEGRVNPHIKANYLASPPLVVAYALAGTVVNDIVNDPIATGADGQPVYLRDLWPSNAEIQDIMDRAITAEMFKRVYDGIEKSNGQWNAIPVAEGALYNWNDQSTYIQNPPFFENLAGGPSEITSIQGARVLVKVGDSVTTDHISPAGSFKSDTPAGKYLLERGIAPKDFNSYGSRRGNDRIMTRGTFANIRLKNQLAPGTEGGFTTDFTTGDVTTIFDAAQNYKAQNIPLLVFAGKDYGMGSSRDWAAKGTFLLGVKAVIAESFERIHRSNLVGMGVLPLQYKNGETADSLGIQGDESFDLILPNDLKPRQDVTLRVIGKDGQGREVTLQCRIDTPVEIDYYKNGGILQTVLRGILERSRTEAGAQA from the coding sequence ATGGCGATGAATCTGTTCGGCGCACGCGACGTGCTGACCACCCAGGGCGACCAGAAGCTTTACTACTACAACCTGAACAAGCTTCAGGTGGACGGCGCGGATGTGGCACGCTTGCCCTTCTCGGTGAAGGTGCTGCTCGAAAGCGTGCTGCGTGAGGCCAACGACTACGACGTGCGTCAGGAAGACGTGCGCGCCGTGGCGAACTGGAAACCCGTCAACGGGGAAATCGAGATTCCCTTCAAGCCCGCCCGCGTGATCTTGCAGGACTTCACGGGTGTGCCCGCCGTCGTGGACCTCGCGGCCATGCGCTCGGCGATGGTGTCGCTCGGCGGAGACCCCGCCAAGATCAACCCGCTGATTCCCGTGGACCTCGTGATCGACCACTCGGTGCAGGTGGACGAGTTCGGCACTGAGTTGGCCCTCCAGCACAACATGGAGCTGGAATTCGAGCGCAATATGGAGCGTTACGAGTTCCTGCGCTGGGGCCAGCAGGCCTTCGATAATTTTGGCGTGGTGCCGCCCGCTTCCGGCATCATCCACCAGGTGAACCTCGAGTACCTCGCCAAGGGGGTGCAGAGCCGTCCAGAAGATGATGGCGTCGTCGTGTACCCCGACTCGCTCGTGGGCACAGACTCGCACACCACCATGATCAACGGACTTGGCATCGTGGGCTGGGGCGTCGGCGGCATTGAGGCCGAGGCCGTCATGCTCGGCCAGCCCATCTACATGCTGATGCCCGAGGTCATCGGCTTCAAGATCACGGGCGCGATGCCCGAGGGCGCGACGGCCACCGACCTCGCGCTCCGCATCACCCAGATGCTGCGCGAGAAGGGCGTGGTGGGCAAGTTCGTGGAGTTCTACGGCGCCGGTCTGTCCAACATGACCCTGCCCGACCGCGCCACCATCGCCAACATGGCTCCCGAATACGGCGCGACGATGGGCTTTTTCCCGGTGGACGACGAGGCGTTGCGCTATCTGCGCCGCACGGGCCGCCTGGAAGACGAAATCGAGCTGGTGGCCTCGTACTACAAGGCGCAGGGGATGTTCCGCACCGATGAGACGCCCGATCCGGTCTTCACGGACCATATCGAGCTGGACCTCGGCACCATCGTCCCCAGCCTCGCCGGCCCCAAGCGCCCCCAGGACCGTGTGGACCTCAGCGCCATGCACACTGTGTTCAACGAGGCCCTGACGGCTCCCGTCAAGCAGCGCGGCTTCGAGCTGCCGGCCGAAAAACTGGACGCCAAGGGCACCATCGGCGGCACCGAGATTCAAATCGGGCACGGCGCGGTGACGCTGGCGTCCATCACCTCCTGCACCAACACGAGTAACCCCAGCGTGCTGATCGCGGCAGGCCTCGTTGCCAAGAAGGCTGTGGAGCGTGGCCTGAAGCCCAAGCCCTGGGTCAAGACCAGCCTCGCGCCCGGCTCGCGCGTGGTAACCGAGTACCTGGAAAACGCTGGGCTGCAGACCTACCTCGATCAGGTCGGCTTCAACACCGTGGGCTACGGCTGCATGACCTGCATCGGCAACTCGGGTCCCCTGCCCGAGCCCACCGTGCAGGCCATCGAGGAAGGCAGCCTCGTGGTGGCGTCCGTCCTGTCGGGCAACCGCAACTTCGAGGGCCGCGTCAACCCGCACATCAAGGCGAACTACCTCGCCTCGCCGCCCCTGGTGGTGGCCTACGCGCTGGCGGGCACTGTCGTGAACGACATCGTCAACGACCCCATTGCTACCGGCGCGGACGGCCAACCTGTGTACCTGCGCGACCTGTGGCCCAGCAACGCTGAAATTCAGGACATCATGGACCGGGCGATCACCGCCGAGATGTTCAAGCGCGTGTACGACGGCATCGAGAAGAGCAACGGGCAGTGGAACGCGATTCCCGTCGCCGAGGGTGCCCTCTACAACTGGAACGACCAGTCCACCTACATTCAGAACCCGCCCTTCTTCGAGAACCTGGCAGGCGGCCCCAGCGAGATCACGAGCATTCAGGGCGCGCGCGTGCTGGTGAAGGTGGGCGATTCGGTGACCACCGACCACATCAGCCCCGCCGGATCGTTCAAGTCGGACACCCCTGCGGGCAAGTACCTGCTGGAGCGGGGTATCGCGCCGAAGGACTTCAACTCCTACGGCTCGCGCCGGGGCAACGACCGCATCATGACGCGCGGCACCTTTGCCAACATCCGCCTCAAGAACCAACTGGCGCCCGGCACCGAGGGCGGCTTTACCACCGACTTCACCACGGGCGACGTGACCACCATCTTTGACGCGGCCCAGAATTACAAGGCGCAGAATATCCCGCTCCTCGTGTTTGCGGGCAAAGACTACGGCATGGGCTCGAGCCGCGACTGGGCTGCCAAAGGCACCTTCCTGCTGGGCGTGAAGGCCGTCATTGCCGAAAGTTTTGAGCGCATCCACCGCTCCAACCTCGTGGGCATGGGTGTGCTGCCCCTGCAATACAAGAACGGCGAGACGGCGGACAGCCTCGGGATTCAGGGCGACGAATCCTTTGACCTGATCCTCCCCAACGACCTCAAGCCCCGCCAGGACGTAACCCTGCGCGTAATAGGCAAAGACGGGCAGGGGCGTGAAGTGACGCTGCAATGCCGCATCGACACCCCTGTCGAGATCGACTACTACAAGAACGGTGGCATCCTCCAGACCGTGCTGCGTGGCATTCTGGAGCGGAGCAGGACGGAAGCGGGCGCTCAAGCGTAA
- a CDS encoding heavy metal translocating P-type ATPase, protein MTVPLTSPGREAPASPRFQADPQLRQAILLTALTLAGLLLGLAGQRLLGLQALGWVGYGLAYLAGGIPAAREAVETLLHERKLDVDLLMVLAALAAASIGQAADGGALLFLFSLSNTLQGWALGRTKSAVQALMNLNPEGVTVRRGGVARWCGLNDIRIGDVLVLKPGERIPADARIVSGQTSVDESPITGESVPVDKAPGAELASGTVNLNGSVEAEVLRPAGESTLARLVTLMEQAQTQKSRAEALGERWESPYATLVLFLVPAVYLLLHSAFGLGAQDAWYRAISFMVVASPCAVVISTPAVMLSAMAAAARSGVLFKSSAALDALAGVRTVAFDKTGTLTQAKMTLTGIVAADERTALALAAGLEAHSEHPIARAVVAAARERGVFPLALRAAQALPGLGITAWTVAGESVWAGNERLAEQQGAALGQTQSTALAELAKRGSSSVVVGVGRRVLGVLGVADALRPGIREAVAELRTSGVEHLVMLTGDRREVAVAVAREVGVTETHAELLPEDKLRLIGELPGPVAMVGDGVNDAPALARADLGVAVASGTDVAVESADVVLMQNDLGKLAGAVRLAREARRTVALNLCFAFGIVLIVAPLAVAGRVPLPLGVLAHEGGTVLVVFMGLRLLRRRL, encoded by the coding sequence ATGACTGTTCCCCTCACCTCCCCCGGCCGCGAAGCGCCCGCGTCGCCCCGCTTTCAGGCGGACCCACAGCTGCGTCAGGCGATACTGCTGACCGCCCTCACGCTGGCCGGGCTGCTGCTGGGATTGGCGGGACAACGTCTCCTCGGCCTCCAGGCACTGGGATGGGTGGGGTACGGACTCGCGTACCTGGCGGGCGGCATCCCGGCTGCCAGAGAAGCGGTAGAGACGCTGCTGCACGAGCGCAAGCTGGATGTGGACCTGCTGATGGTCCTCGCGGCGCTGGCGGCGGCGAGCATTGGTCAGGCAGCGGACGGGGGGGCGCTGCTCTTTTTGTTCAGCCTCTCGAACACGCTGCAGGGCTGGGCGCTGGGGCGAACCAAGAGCGCGGTGCAGGCGCTGATGAACCTCAATCCCGAGGGGGTGACGGTACGCCGGGGCGGCGTGGCGCGCTGGTGCGGGCTGAACGACATTCGGATCGGCGATGTGCTGGTCTTGAAGCCCGGCGAGCGTATCCCCGCCGACGCCCGCATCGTATCCGGGCAGACGAGCGTGGACGAGTCGCCCATCACGGGCGAGAGCGTGCCGGTGGACAAGGCCCCAGGCGCGGAACTGGCGAGCGGCACGGTGAACCTCAACGGCAGCGTGGAGGCCGAGGTGTTGCGGCCCGCCGGGGAAAGTACGCTGGCGCGCCTCGTCACCCTGATGGAACAGGCCCAGACGCAGAAGAGCCGTGCAGAAGCGCTGGGGGAGCGCTGGGAAAGCCCCTACGCCACGCTGGTGCTGTTCCTGGTTCCCGCCGTCTACCTGCTGCTGCACTCGGCCTTCGGGCTGGGCGCACAAGACGCCTGGTACCGCGCCATCTCCTTTATGGTGGTGGCGAGCCCCTGCGCCGTGGTGATCTCCACCCCCGCCGTGATGCTGAGCGCGATGGCCGCCGCCGCCCGCTCGGGCGTGCTGTTCAAGAGCAGCGCGGCGCTGGACGCCCTGGCGGGGGTACGGACCGTGGCCTTCGACAAGACGGGCACGTTGACCCAGGCGAAGATGACCTTGACGGGCATCGTGGCGGCGGATGAGCGGACGGCGCTGGCCCTTGCTGCTGGGCTGGAGGCGCACAGTGAGCACCCCATCGCACGGGCGGTGGTGGCGGCGGCGCGGGAACGGGGGGTCTTTCCCCTGGCCCTGAGGGCAGCGCAGGCCCTCCCTGGACTGGGCATCACGGCGTGGACGGTGGCGGGAGAGTCCGTGTGGGCGGGCAATGAGCGGCTGGCGGAACAGCAGGGTGCGGCGCTGGGTCAGACCCAGTCCACCGCCCTTGCAGAGCTCGCCAAACGGGGCAGCAGCAGCGTGGTCGTGGGCGTGGGGCGGCGCGTCTTGGGTGTGCTTGGGGTGGCCGATGCCCTGCGTCCCGGCATCCGGGAAGCCGTGGCCGAGCTGCGGACAAGCGGTGTGGAGCACCTCGTCATGCTGACGGGAGACCGCCGGGAAGTGGCGGTGGCGGTGGCCCGCGAAGTCGGTGTGACCGAGACGCACGCCGAGTTGCTGCCGGAGGACAAACTGCGGCTGATCGGCGAACTGCCTGGACCCGTGGCGATGGTGGGCGACGGAGTAAACGACGCGCCCGCCCTCGCCCGGGCAGACCTGGGGGTGGCGGTGGCGAGTGGAACGGACGTGGCCGTCGAGAGCGCGGACGTGGTGCTGATGCAAAACGATCTGGGCAAGCTTGCGGGAGCGGTGCGGCTGGCCCGGGAAGCGCGGCGGACGGTGGCGCTCAACCTCTGCTTCGCGTTTGGGATCGTCCTGATCGTGGCGCCGCTCGCCGTGGCGGGGCGGGTGCCCTTGCCGCTGGGCGTGCTGGCGCACGAGGGGGGCACAGTGCTGGTGGTGTTTATGGGGCTGAGGCTGCTGAGGCGGCGGCTGTAG
- a CDS encoding type III polyketide synthase produces MTLPVLRALVTGNPPHRIPQTEVREAARALFPRMAARAHMLDVFGNAQIETRSVARPLEWYAEPHGFGEKNEVFVQEARALTLRLAREALQRAELAPGDVDAVIAVNTSGISAPSLDAYLIEELGLNRHALRLPLWGLGCAGGAAGLARAADLVRAGHRRVLYVAVEMCSLTLIQGDESKSNFVGTALFSDGGAALVVTAPDVPGPPPLLTLHGGYSTLIEDSGDIMGWDVVDDGLKVRFSRDIPTLVRSMMAENVAEAFSTHGWQREDVGTFVVHPGGVKVLTAYEEALGLCPCALNPSREVLRNHGNMSSVTVLFVLEEVLRKGPKGKGLLSAMGPGFSAEHVLLEF; encoded by the coding sequence ATGACCCTGCCCGTCCTGCGCGCCCTCGTTACGGGGAACCCGCCCCACCGCATTCCCCAAACGGAGGTGCGGGAGGCGGCCCGCGCCTTGTTTCCCCGCATGGCTGCCCGCGCGCACATGCTCGACGTGTTCGGTAACGCCCAGATCGAGACCCGTTCGGTGGCCCGCCCCCTGGAGTGGTACGCCGAGCCGCACGGCTTCGGCGAGAAAAACGAAGTCTTCGTGCAGGAGGCCCGCGCCCTCACCCTGCGCCTGGCCCGTGAGGCGCTTCAGCGGGCCGAACTCGCCCCAGGGGACGTGGACGCCGTGATCGCCGTGAACACCAGCGGGATCAGTGCCCCCAGCCTCGACGCTTACCTGATCGAGGAGCTTGGCCTCAACCGCCACGCCCTGCGTCTGCCGCTCTGGGGTTTGGGTTGCGCGGGCGGCGCGGCCGGCCTCGCGCGGGCGGCGGACCTCGTGCGGGCAGGCCACCGCCGGGTACTGTACGTGGCCGTCGAGATGTGTAGCCTGACCCTGATCCAGGGCGACGAGTCCAAGAGCAACTTTGTGGGCACCGCCCTCTTCTCCGACGGCGGCGCGGCCCTCGTCGTGACGGCCCCCGACGTACCCGGCCCACCACCCCTGCTCACCCTGCACGGCGGCTACTCCACCCTCATCGAGGACAGTGGGGACATCATGGGTTGGGACGTGGTGGACGACGGCCTTAAGGTGCGCTTTTCCCGCGACATTCCCACGCTGGTGCGCTCCATGATGGCGGAAAACGTCGCCGAAGCCTTCAGCACCCACGGCTGGCAGCGTGAGGACGTAGGAACGTTTGTGGTCCATCCTGGCGGCGTGAAGGTCCTCACCGCTTACGAAGAAGCCCTGGGCCTGTGCCCGTGTGCCCTCAATCCCAGCCGTGAGGTGCTGCGCAATCACGGCAACATGAGCAGCGTGACCGTGCTGTTCGTGCTGGAGGAAGTGTTGAGGAAGGGGCCGAAGGGCAAGGGTCTTCTGAGCGCGATGGGTCCGGGCTTCAGCGCAGAACACGTGCTGCTGGAATTCTGA
- a CDS encoding aldo/keto reductase, with amino-acid sequence MTQNSGNAAQSGIFNIGGDLTVNRLGFGAMRVTGEGVWGDPADRQEALATLRRLPDLGVRLIDTADSYGPAVSEELIREALHPFDSVVIATKAGLTRTGPNVWIPCGRPEYLKQQAHLSRRRLGVERIDLWQLHRIDPQVPRDEQFGAVRELMDEGVIRHAGLSEVSVEEIEAARRVFPVATVQNLYNLTNRKSEDVLEYCGREGIGFLPWYPLAAGRLAREGSVLTEVAARLGATPSQVALAWVLKRSPVMLPIPGTGKVKHLEENVAAAALTLTDEDFARLDEVGREEWRQSQAARD; translated from the coding sequence ATGACCCAGAACTCAGGCAACGCGGCCCAGAGCGGCATCTTCAACATCGGCGGGGACCTTACCGTGAATCGCCTCGGTTTCGGCGCCATGCGCGTGACGGGCGAGGGCGTGTGGGGCGATCCCGCCGACCGGCAGGAGGCCCTGGCCACCCTGCGCCGTTTGCCGGACCTCGGCGTCCGGCTCATCGACACCGCCGACTCCTACGGTCCCGCGGTCAGCGAGGAGCTCATCCGCGAAGCCCTGCACCCCTTTGACAGCGTGGTAATCGCCACCAAGGCAGGACTGACGCGCACGGGGCCGAACGTCTGGATTCCCTGCGGACGGCCCGAGTACCTCAAGCAGCAGGCGCACCTCTCGCGTCGCCGCCTCGGTGTGGAGCGAATCGACCTGTGGCAGCTGCACCGCATTGACCCCCAGGTGCCCCGCGACGAACAGTTTGGCGCGGTCCGCGAGCTGATGGACGAGGGCGTGATCCGCCACGCGGGTCTCAGCGAGGTGAGTGTGGAGGAGATCGAGGCCGCCCGCCGCGTCTTTCCCGTTGCCACCGTACAGAACCTCTACAACCTGACGAACCGCAAGTCCGAAGACGTGCTGGAGTACTGCGGGCGCGAGGGGATCGGCTTTCTGCCCTGGTATCCGCTGGCGGCGGGACGGCTGGCGCGCGAGGGCAGCGTACTGACCGAGGTGGCCGCGCGCCTGGGGGCCACGCCGTCGCAGGTGGCGCTCGCCTGGGTCCTCAAGCGCAGCCCCGTCATGCTGCCCATTCCGGGCACGGGCAAGGTCAAGCACCTGGAGGAAAACGTTGCGGCAGCGGCCCTGACGCTGACCGATGAGGACTTCGCCCGTCTGGACGAGGTGGGCCGTGAGGAGTGGCGGCAGAGCCAAGCGGCGCGGGACTGA